In Acanthochromis polyacanthus isolate Apoly-LR-REF ecotype Palm Island chromosome 15, KAUST_Apoly_ChrSc, whole genome shotgun sequence, a single genomic region encodes these proteins:
- the mettl18 gene encoding histidine protein methyltransferase 1 homolog, with product MSFCFNFDLPAQTTNPEDVDGNKLQNGKKDEAAKSTEDNTKPTEPVKEAKEHLPPSDPQFLLDDAVFETVTIGTLPPLHFLNETVFEKTALEREDGEKILSRTAEQRSDLISGVYEGGLKVWECTYDLLELIEKDGETFGGKAVLDLGCGAGLLGILALKRGATQVHFQDYNSTVVEQLTVPNVMLNCHEDDEVDSEDDKEGSGKGNVEEEAGCKNKAKTKEYVKESSPLPKKRAVDLSQHPLLTKCHFFSGDWSTFLDLVLKMDPPTKFDIIFTSETIYNTVYYPVLHETLQKLLAPHGLVYLATKSHYFGVGGGLHLFETFVEERGVFSLDHLWDGEEGLQRHVVVLRFKKPKDT from the exons ATGTCGTTTTGTTTTAACTTCGACCTTCCTGCACAAACAACAAACCCCGAAGACGTGGACGGAAATAAATTGCAAAATGGAAAGAAAGACGAAGCTGCTAAGTCT ACAGAGGATAACACCaaaccaacagaaccagtaAAAGAGGCCAAAGAGCACCTTCCACCATCTGACCCACAGTTCCTCCTTGACGATGCTGTCTTTGAAACGGTTACCATTGGAACACTTCCTCCTCTGCACTTTCTGAACGAGACCGTTTTTGAGAAGACGGCCTTGGAGAGAGAGGATGGAGAGAAAATTCTGTCTCGCACGGCAGAGCAAAGGTCTGATCTCATTTCAGGCGTGTACGAGGGAGGCCTGAAGGTGTGGGAGTGCACGTATGACCTCCTGGAGCTGATTGAGAAAGATGGAGAGACCTTTGGGGGAAAGGCGGTTTTGGATTTGGGCTGCGGTGCTGGGCTGCTGGGAATACTGGCTCTGAAGCGAGGAGCCACGCAGGTCCACTTTCAAGACTATAACAGCACTGTCGTTGAACAGCTGACAGTGCCAAATGTAATGCTGAACTGCCACGAAGACGATGAAGTAGACAGTGAAGATGACAAAGAAGGGAGCGGAAAGGGAAACGTAGAGGAGGAAGCTGGCTGTAAAAACAAGGCGAAAACAAAAGAGTACGTAAAGGAGAGCAGCCCACTTCCAAAGAAAAGAGCTGTAGACCTTTCCCAACACCCATTACTCACCAAGTGTCATTTCTTCTCTGGTGACTGGAGTACATTTCTTGATTTGGTTCTAAAGATGGACCCACCAACCAAATTCGACATTATATTCACTTCAGAGACTATCTACAATACTGTGTACTACCCTGTGCTACATGAAACCCTCCAAAAGCTGCTGGCCCCACATGGACTGGTCTACCTAGCCACCAAATCTCACTACTTTGGTGTAGGTGGTGGACTACATCTGTTTGAGACGTTCGTGGAGGAGAGGGGTGTTTTCTCTTTGGATCACCTGTGGGATGGGGAGGAAGGCCTTCAGAGACATGTAGTGGTACTGCGATTTAAAAAGCCAAAGGACACTTGA
- the zdhhc16a gene encoding palmitoyltransferase ZDHHC16A isoform X1, whose amino-acid sequence MKFRCQTNFKKSNLTGSHVQHLVCACGRYKMRWCPSPVLHLLRCARLQLYTRRGRNRLPLWIREKWAYVRLLVQSLYFNSLTDSDVVFDSIFEPVFWTVDYVTRWFGLVFVFLVVILVSSCVVIAYVVLLPLVLNTYSPAWIVWHLCYGNWIIIMIGFHYYKATKTSPGFPPTEKNDSPFVSVCKKCIMPKPARTHHCGICNRCILKMDHHCPWLNNCVGHSNHRYFFSFCLFMTLGCVYCSISGRNLFLDAYNALERFKHLDMEKPGIPVTGMGILIGLLPPGQTNYQTSAPVYTFKEKMINKSIIYMWVLTSTVGVALGALTIWHAVLISRGETSIERHINSKEKKRMAKRGKVYRNPFNYGRLNNWKIFFGVEKRSHWVTRVLLPSGHAPYGDGLTWDVFPVKKDLIPV is encoded by the exons ATGAAGTTTAGGTGTCAAACCAActttaaaaaatcaaacttgACTGGTTCCCACGTTCAACATTTG GTGTGTGCATGCGGCAGGTACAAGATGCGGTGGTGTCCCAGCCCTGTGCTCCACCTGCTGCGCTGTGCACGGCTACAGTTGTACACCAGGCGGGGAAGAAACAGACTGCCTCTGTGGATTAGGGAAAAATGGGCTTACGTGAGGCTGCTGGTGCAGTCACTTTACTTTAACTCCCTCACAGACTCAGATGTGGTTTTTGACTCAATCTTTGAGCccgttttttggactgtggattATGTCACCCGCTGGTTTGGCTTG gtgtttgtttttttggtggtGATCCTGGTCAGCTCCTGTGTGGTGATCGCCTATGTGGTCCTGCTGCCTCTGGTCCTCAACACTTACTCCCCTGCATGGATTGTTTGGCATCTTTGTTATGGAAActggatcatcatcatgattGGTTTCCATTACTACAAAGCTACCAAGACTTCCCCCGGGTTTCCCCCTACA gaaaaaaatgacagtccATTTGTATCAGTCTGCAAAAAGTGCATCATGCCTAAACCAGCGAGAACACACCACTGTGGTATCTGTAACAG GTGTATTCTGAAAATGGACCACCATTGTC CCTGGTTGAACAACTGCGTGGGCCATTCTAACCACCGTtacttcttctccttctgtctcttcatgaCCCTGGGCTGTGTCTACTGTAGTATCAGTGGAAGAAACCTGTTCCTAGATGCGTACAATGCTCTTGAG CGCTTTAAGCATTTGGATATGGAAAAGCCGGGCATACCAGTAACGGGGATGGGAATTCTTATAGGGCTTCTCCCCCCTGGCCAG ACCAACTATCAAACGTCTGCACCTGTGTACACCTTTAAGGAGAAGATGATTAATAAGAGCATCATCTACATGTGGGTGCTCACCAG cACGGTGGGAGTGGCCCTAGGCGCTTTAACCATTTGGCATGCAGTTCTCATATCCAGAGGGGAAACCAGCATTGAAAGACATATcaacagcaaagagaaaaaaagaatggCCAAACGGGGAAAG gtGTACAGAAACCCTTTTAACTATGGCAGGCTGAATAACTGGAAAATCTTCTTTGGTGTGGAGAAGAGAAG TCACTGGGTGACTCGTGTTCTCCTCCCTTCTGGACACGCCCCATATGGCGACGGTCTGACGTGGGACGTCTTCCCAGTTAAAAAGGACCTGATACCTGTATGA
- the zdhhc16a gene encoding palmitoyltransferase ZDHHC16A isoform X2, with product MRWCPSPVLHLLRCARLQLYTRRGRNRLPLWIREKWAYVRLLVQSLYFNSLTDSDVVFDSIFEPVFWTVDYVTRWFGLVFVFLVVILVSSCVVIAYVVLLPLVLNTYSPAWIVWHLCYGNWIIIMIGFHYYKATKTSPGFPPTEKNDSPFVSVCKKCIMPKPARTHHCGICNRCILKMDHHCPWLNNCVGHSNHRYFFSFCLFMTLGCVYCSISGRNLFLDAYNALERFKHLDMEKPGIPVTGMGILIGLLPPGQTNYQTSAPVYTFKEKMINKSIIYMWVLTSTVGVALGALTIWHAVLISRGETSIERHINSKEKKRMAKRGKVYRNPFNYGRLNNWKIFFGVEKRSHWVTRVLLPSGHAPYGDGLTWDVFPVKKDLIPV from the exons ATGCGGTGGTGTCCCAGCCCTGTGCTCCACCTGCTGCGCTGTGCACGGCTACAGTTGTACACCAGGCGGGGAAGAAACAGACTGCCTCTGTGGATTAGGGAAAAATGGGCTTACGTGAGGCTGCTGGTGCAGTCACTTTACTTTAACTCCCTCACAGACTCAGATGTGGTTTTTGACTCAATCTTTGAGCccgttttttggactgtggattATGTCACCCGCTGGTTTGGCTTG gtgtttgtttttttggtggtGATCCTGGTCAGCTCCTGTGTGGTGATCGCCTATGTGGTCCTGCTGCCTCTGGTCCTCAACACTTACTCCCCTGCATGGATTGTTTGGCATCTTTGTTATGGAAActggatcatcatcatgattGGTTTCCATTACTACAAAGCTACCAAGACTTCCCCCGGGTTTCCCCCTACA gaaaaaaatgacagtccATTTGTATCAGTCTGCAAAAAGTGCATCATGCCTAAACCAGCGAGAACACACCACTGTGGTATCTGTAACAG GTGTATTCTGAAAATGGACCACCATTGTC CCTGGTTGAACAACTGCGTGGGCCATTCTAACCACCGTtacttcttctccttctgtctcttcatgaCCCTGGGCTGTGTCTACTGTAGTATCAGTGGAAGAAACCTGTTCCTAGATGCGTACAATGCTCTTGAG CGCTTTAAGCATTTGGATATGGAAAAGCCGGGCATACCAGTAACGGGGATGGGAATTCTTATAGGGCTTCTCCCCCCTGGCCAG ACCAACTATCAAACGTCTGCACCTGTGTACACCTTTAAGGAGAAGATGATTAATAAGAGCATCATCTACATGTGGGTGCTCACCAG cACGGTGGGAGTGGCCCTAGGCGCTTTAACCATTTGGCATGCAGTTCTCATATCCAGAGGGGAAACCAGCATTGAAAGACATATcaacagcaaagagaaaaaaagaatggCCAAACGGGGAAAG gtGTACAGAAACCCTTTTAACTATGGCAGGCTGAATAACTGGAAAATCTTCTTTGGTGTGGAGAAGAGAAG TCACTGGGTGACTCGTGTTCTCCTCCCTTCTGGACACGCCCCATATGGCGACGGTCTGACGTGGGACGTCTTCCCAGTTAAAAAGGACCTGATACCTGTATGA
- the ubtd1a gene encoding ubiquitin domain-containing protein 1a isoform X2, which translates to MWQANCRRMHNLADWISGTVMGGCVGRSRMDGQVSARSSTRSKKRGGRNEPLKKERPKWKSEYPMTEGQLRSKRDEFWDTAPAFDGRKEIWDALRAAALAAECNDLELAQAIVDGACITLPHGSLTESYDELGNRYQLPAYALAPPVNLISETSSDVKVSDSTQKQAQPPPCRQEFQLRVRLSTGKDVRLTASLADSIAELKKQLEEQEEIDVTRQRWFFSGKLLTDKTRLQDAKIQKDYVVQVIVNMNSPVITN; encoded by the exons ATGTGGCAAGCAAACTGCAGACGGATGCATAATTTAGCAGACTGGATTTCtg GGACAGTGATGGGAGGCTGTGTGGGGAGGAGCAGGATGGATGGACAAGTGAGCGCTCGGAGCTCGACAAGGAGCAAAAAACGTGGAG gacgTAATGAGCCTCTCAAGAAGGAGCGTCCAAAATGGAAGAGCGAGTACCCGATGACAGAGGGCCAGCTCAGGAGTAAGAGGGATGAATTTTGGGATACAGCTCCAGCCTTTGATGGACGGAAAGAGATCTGGGATGcactcagagcagcagcactgGCGGCCGAGTGCAATGACCTGGAGCTAGCGCAGGCTATAGTGGATGGAGCctgcattactctgccacaTG GCTCTCTCACAGAGAGTTATGATGAACTGGGTAACCGCTACCAGCTCCCGGCGTATGCTTTAGCCCCGCCTGTCAACCTCATCTCTGAAACATCCAGTGATGTCAAAGTGTCTGATTCCACACAAAAGCAAGCTCAGCCACCTCCCTGCAGACAAGAGTTCCAGCTGCGGGTGCGATTATCAACAG GAAAGGACGTGCGTCTGACAGCCAGCCTGGCCGACTCCATCGCCGAGCTAAAGAAGCAGCTGGAGGAACAGGAAGAAATTGATGTGACCCGTCAGAGGTGGTTCTTTTCCGGGAAGCTTCTGACTGACAAGACTCGTCTGCAAGATGCCAAGATCCAGAAGGACTATGTTGTCCAAGTGATTGTCAATATGAATTCCCCAGTCATAACTAACTGA
- the ubtd1a gene encoding ubiquitin domain-containing protein 1a isoform X1, which translates to MMRCTSFHIIRTVMGGCVGRSRMDGQVSARSSTRSKKRGGRNEPLKKERPKWKSEYPMTEGQLRSKRDEFWDTAPAFDGRKEIWDALRAAALAAECNDLELAQAIVDGACITLPHGSLTESYDELGNRYQLPAYALAPPVNLISETSSDVKVSDSTQKQAQPPPCRQEFQLRVRLSTGKDVRLTASLADSIAELKKQLEEQEEIDVTRQRWFFSGKLLTDKTRLQDAKIQKDYVVQVIVNMNSPVITN; encoded by the exons ATGATGCGCTGCACATCATTTCACATCATCA GGACAGTGATGGGAGGCTGTGTGGGGAGGAGCAGGATGGATGGACAAGTGAGCGCTCGGAGCTCGACAAGGAGCAAAAAACGTGGAG gacgTAATGAGCCTCTCAAGAAGGAGCGTCCAAAATGGAAGAGCGAGTACCCGATGACAGAGGGCCAGCTCAGGAGTAAGAGGGATGAATTTTGGGATACAGCTCCAGCCTTTGATGGACGGAAAGAGATCTGGGATGcactcagagcagcagcactgGCGGCCGAGTGCAATGACCTGGAGCTAGCGCAGGCTATAGTGGATGGAGCctgcattactctgccacaTG GCTCTCTCACAGAGAGTTATGATGAACTGGGTAACCGCTACCAGCTCCCGGCGTATGCTTTAGCCCCGCCTGTCAACCTCATCTCTGAAACATCCAGTGATGTCAAAGTGTCTGATTCCACACAAAAGCAAGCTCAGCCACCTCCCTGCAGACAAGAGTTCCAGCTGCGGGTGCGATTATCAACAG GAAAGGACGTGCGTCTGACAGCCAGCCTGGCCGACTCCATCGCCGAGCTAAAGAAGCAGCTGGAGGAACAGGAAGAAATTGATGTGACCCGTCAGAGGTGGTTCTTTTCCGGGAAGCTTCTGACTGACAAGACTCGTCTGCAAGATGCCAAGATCCAGAAGGACTATGTTGTCCAAGTGATTGTCAATATGAATTCCCCAGTCATAACTAACTGA
- the ubtd1a gene encoding ubiquitin domain-containing protein 1a isoform X3 produces MGVPNSREYTYYHAPNTPFKIVLKRRNEPLKKERPKWKSEYPMTEGQLRSKRDEFWDTAPAFDGRKEIWDALRAAALAAECNDLELAQAIVDGACITLPHGSLTESYDELGNRYQLPAYALAPPVNLISETSSDVKVSDSTQKQAQPPPCRQEFQLRVRLSTGKDVRLTASLADSIAELKKQLEEQEEIDVTRQRWFFSGKLLTDKTRLQDAKIQKDYVVQVIVNMNSPVITN; encoded by the exons ATGGGAGTACCTAACTCCAGGGAATACACTTACTATCACGCTCCAAATACACCCTTTAAGATTGTGCTGAAAA gacgTAATGAGCCTCTCAAGAAGGAGCGTCCAAAATGGAAGAGCGAGTACCCGATGACAGAGGGCCAGCTCAGGAGTAAGAGGGATGAATTTTGGGATACAGCTCCAGCCTTTGATGGACGGAAAGAGATCTGGGATGcactcagagcagcagcactgGCGGCCGAGTGCAATGACCTGGAGCTAGCGCAGGCTATAGTGGATGGAGCctgcattactctgccacaTG GCTCTCTCACAGAGAGTTATGATGAACTGGGTAACCGCTACCAGCTCCCGGCGTATGCTTTAGCCCCGCCTGTCAACCTCATCTCTGAAACATCCAGTGATGTCAAAGTGTCTGATTCCACACAAAAGCAAGCTCAGCCACCTCCCTGCAGACAAGAGTTCCAGCTGCGGGTGCGATTATCAACAG GAAAGGACGTGCGTCTGACAGCCAGCCTGGCCGACTCCATCGCCGAGCTAAAGAAGCAGCTGGAGGAACAGGAAGAAATTGATGTGACCCGTCAGAGGTGGTTCTTTTCCGGGAAGCTTCTGACTGACAAGACTCGTCTGCAAGATGCCAAGATCCAGAAGGACTATGTTGTCCAAGTGATTGTCAATATGAATTCCCCAGTCATAACTAACTGA